A genomic region of Salinibacter pepae contains the following coding sequences:
- a CDS encoding ATP-binding protein: MDGETLPVDEHSHVRVARLLCLLGAILASLYAPLYGAGADAPISGTWLHVGVAGLLVALIGASYISDTVRRRHVAITWGLLYAIMGWAAVLAALNEFAGGYAVGVLLVYAVFGGVVALGSASIRPALTFLLAGLLAVGGALLWAPALQTSPWVLIGAMGVVALVEGATLRWVLSVCARLRTQGRTLREQRDLLDRLVETSPHAVVRVDGSGAPTDANGRAEEILGTDVEAVSGDSDAPPTGGSAGDEETTAPGTRPLSQVLQVRRVVRNLKCSVARPNGTRRVLSASGAPVRGADGTIREAVFHLEDVTEQERRKQALRRAEEEIEEADRLKSALLANMNHEIRTPLTAIIGFAEAIGTSASEMDLPEHTPLTGYADLIEQSGKRLLDTFEDILDLSQLEAGQMELGIETVDLAEQARRAVQECGANAQDKEIDVRLEATSVSARANENGVQVALQNLLDNAIKYTADGGTVWVRTRPEPRTAVLEVEDDGAGMEPETVDQLFEPFRQASTGMAREYEGAGVGLAVTKEATEQMGGAIEVETEPGAGSRFLIRFPMADHSTHDCGDGPVEPSEEAADAHRAPRRP, from the coding sequence ATGGACGGCGAGACGCTTCCTGTCGACGAACACAGCCACGTTCGGGTCGCCCGCCTACTGTGTCTGCTGGGGGCCATCCTGGCATCCCTGTACGCCCCCCTGTACGGGGCCGGTGCCGACGCCCCAATCTCGGGGACCTGGCTTCACGTCGGCGTAGCGGGACTGCTCGTGGCCCTGATCGGCGCCTCGTACATCTCCGACACGGTCCGTCGCCGCCACGTGGCGATCACGTGGGGGCTGCTCTACGCCATCATGGGATGGGCCGCGGTCCTCGCCGCGCTCAACGAGTTCGCCGGGGGGTACGCGGTGGGTGTCCTTCTGGTCTACGCCGTCTTCGGGGGCGTGGTGGCACTGGGAAGCGCGTCGATAAGACCCGCCTTGACGTTTCTTCTGGCGGGCCTTTTGGCAGTTGGGGGGGCACTGCTGTGGGCCCCTGCGCTCCAAACGAGTCCCTGGGTGCTGATTGGGGCCATGGGGGTCGTGGCCCTCGTCGAGGGGGCCACCCTCCGGTGGGTTCTGTCGGTGTGTGCCCGCCTTCGGACCCAGGGGCGAACCCTTCGCGAGCAGCGCGACCTCCTGGACCGTCTCGTGGAGACGAGTCCCCACGCGGTCGTGCGGGTCGACGGAAGCGGGGCGCCCACCGATGCAAATGGCCGGGCCGAAGAGATTCTCGGCACCGATGTGGAAGCGGTGTCCGGCGACTCGGACGCCCCCCCCACAGGCGGGTCCGCCGGAGACGAGGAGACAACGGCCCCCGGCACCCGCCCCCTTTCGCAGGTTCTGCAGGTGAGGCGCGTCGTGCGCAACCTGAAGTGCTCGGTCGCGCGGCCGAACGGCACCCGGCGCGTGCTTTCGGCCAGCGGCGCGCCGGTGCGGGGGGCCGACGGGACGATCCGCGAGGCCGTCTTTCACCTCGAAGACGTGACCGAGCAGGAACGTCGGAAGCAGGCCCTCCGACGGGCCGAAGAGGAGATCGAAGAGGCCGATCGCCTCAAGTCCGCCCTGCTGGCGAACATGAACCACGAAATCCGCACCCCCTTGACCGCGATCATCGGGTTTGCCGAGGCGATCGGCACGAGCGCCAGTGAGATGGACCTGCCCGAGCACACCCCACTGACCGGCTACGCCGACCTGATTGAGCAGAGCGGGAAGCGCCTGCTCGACACCTTCGAGGACATACTGGACCTCTCCCAGCTGGAGGCGGGCCAGATGGAGCTCGGCATCGAGACGGTCGACCTCGCCGAGCAGGCCCGCCGGGCCGTCCAGGAATGCGGGGCCAACGCTCAGGACAAAGAGATCGACGTGCGGCTGGAGGCGACCAGCGTCTCTGCGCGTGCCAATGAGAACGGGGTCCAGGTCGCGCTGCAGAACCTCCTGGACAACGCGATCAAGTACACGGCGGATGGGGGCACCGTGTGGGTGCGGACCCGTCCGGAGCCGCGGACGGCCGTGCTGGAGGTCGAAGACGACGGGGCCGGGATGGAGCCGGAGACGGTCGATCAGCTCTTCGAGCCGTTCCGACAGGCCTCCACCGGCATGGCACGCGAGTACGAAGGCGCCGGGGTCGGCCTCGCGGTCACGAAGGAGGCGACCGAGCAGATGGGCGGGGCGATTGAGGTGGAGACCGAGCCGGGGGCCGGCAGCCGGTTCCTCATCCGATTTCCGATGGCGGACCACAGCACTCACGACTGCGGGGACGGCCCCGTTGAGCCTTCCGAGGAGGCCGCCGATGCGCATCGGGCCCCCAGACGGCCGTGA
- a CDS encoding HDOD domain-containing protein codes for MNTRAVETEALEAKFPTLPSAIEAVEELVASGQTDPETLIAVVKQCPSASLNVLRRANSAYYGLRHEVESIEQAVRLLGFVEVTSIVILEGANEMRDQLTNHTGLLDRIMHAAIFTGRFTQQLTRQLDLADEWARLAFSVGLLHVMGRLVLLYSAPAQYAPLADGQDDALPEVGDERRLFGEGHRTLARRAGEHWNLSDRICSVLHRAIDLSGPPTGRRRTLAVAVRAGSALAQRDLSNEPLALPKDLPTDEMSLSEEPVAVAAEDATDYAANLGGF; via the coding sequence ATGAACACACGCGCCGTGGAGACCGAAGCATTGGAGGCCAAGTTTCCCACGCTCCCCTCTGCGATCGAGGCGGTAGAGGAGTTGGTCGCGTCCGGACAGACCGATCCCGAGACGCTGATCGCAGTCGTCAAGCAGTGTCCGTCGGCGTCCCTCAATGTCCTCCGCCGGGCAAACTCCGCGTACTACGGCCTGCGGCACGAGGTCGAGAGTATCGAGCAGGCCGTGCGCCTTCTCGGCTTCGTCGAGGTGACGTCGATCGTCATTCTCGAGGGCGCCAACGAAATGCGGGACCAACTCACGAACCACACGGGCCTTCTCGACCGCATTATGCACGCCGCCATTTTCACCGGCCGGTTCACCCAACAGCTGACCCGCCAGCTCGACCTGGCGGACGAATGGGCGCGCCTGGCCTTCTCGGTGGGGCTCCTCCACGTGATGGGCCGCCTCGTGCTTCTGTACTCCGCCCCGGCCCAGTATGCCCCGCTGGCCGATGGGCAGGACGACGCTCTTCCCGAGGTGGGGGATGAGCGGCGCCTCTTCGGGGAGGGCCATCGCACCCTCGCCCGCCGCGCCGGCGAACACTGGAACCTCTCCGACCGCATCTGCTCGGTCCTACACCGCGCCATCGACCTGTCCGGGCCGCCGACGGGCCGACGGCGGACGCTGGCAGTGGCCGTTCGGGCGGGGAGCGCCCTGGCCCAGCGTGACCTGAGCAACGAGCCGCTCGCGCTCCCGAAGGACCTGCCCACCGACGAGATGTCTCTGTCGGAAGAGCCCGTGGCCGTGGCCGCCGAGGACGCGACGGACTACGCCGCAAACCTGGGCGGCTTTTGA
- a CDS encoding nucleoside deaminase — MSDSVDALDHERFVRAAIDEAISAQDAGNPPFGAVLVGPDGTVLDRAGNTEGRTGDCTGHAETNLVRAASQEYDPERLAKATLYASTEPCAMCAGAIFWARIRRVVFGLRAERLYEMKGDAGRQLALPCEEVLARGNHEAEVIGPVLEDEAAAVFDLQ, encoded by the coding sequence ATGTCCGACTCCGTCGACGCCCTCGATCACGAGCGGTTCGTCCGGGCCGCCATCGACGAAGCCATTTCGGCCCAGGACGCCGGCAATCCGCCTTTTGGCGCCGTGCTGGTGGGCCCGGACGGGACGGTTCTGGACCGCGCCGGCAATACGGAGGGCCGCACGGGGGACTGCACGGGGCACGCCGAAACCAATCTCGTCCGCGCCGCCTCTCAGGAGTATGACCCGGAGCGGCTCGCGAAGGCCACCCTCTACGCAAGCACAGAGCCGTGCGCGATGTGCGCCGGGGCGATCTTCTGGGCCCGCATCCGGCGCGTCGTGTTTGGGCTGCGCGCCGAGCGGCTCTACGAGATGAAGGGCGACGCGGGGCGCCAGCTGGCCCTTCCCTGCGAGGAGGTGCTGGCGCGGGGCAATCACGAGGCCGAGGTAATCGGTCCCGTACTGGAAGACGAGGCCGCGGCGGTGTTCGACCTCCAGTAG
- the dusB gene encoding tRNA dihydrouridine synthase DusB, with amino-acid sequence MRFQRPKSIATTRIVLVSMRIGHLDFDDRPLFLAPMEDVSDPPFRILCKRYGADMMYTEFVSSAGLLREQEHEHQKLEIFDEERPIGIQVWGGGIDEVRNATPMVDAAGPDVIDINFGCPVRKIVQKDGGAGVLRNLDKMRNITAAVMEEATRPVTVKTRLGWDDDSIHIVDVARMLEDMGVAALTVHARTREQKYKGDARWEWLRTIKEEGTRDMPFIGNGDALDPEAIEAMFEETGVDGVMLGRGALGNPWIFDRAKKYMETGELPPPPDWEERVQVVAEHLSLKCEWLGERTGVMEMRKNYSSYFKGFRNASTLRHELMQPETKEGVLEVMLNFKPDAPDIQVPAAKLPEETADPDAVDTKKPDVPDDLPSPGGDGASEEVGTKKAELPASMAS; translated from the coding sequence GTGCGTTTTCAACGTCCAAAGTCCATTGCCACAACCCGGATCGTCCTCGTCTCGATGCGCATCGGCCACCTCGACTTTGACGACCGGCCCCTTTTCCTCGCGCCCATGGAGGACGTGAGCGACCCGCCGTTCCGCATCCTCTGCAAGCGGTACGGGGCCGACATGATGTACACCGAGTTCGTCTCCTCCGCGGGGCTCCTCCGCGAGCAGGAACACGAGCACCAGAAGCTGGAGATTTTCGACGAGGAGCGCCCCATCGGCATCCAGGTGTGGGGCGGCGGGATCGACGAGGTCCGCAACGCGACGCCCATGGTCGACGCCGCCGGGCCGGACGTGATCGACATCAACTTCGGCTGTCCGGTCCGCAAGATCGTGCAGAAGGACGGCGGGGCCGGGGTGCTGCGCAACCTTGACAAGATGCGCAACATCACGGCGGCGGTGATGGAGGAGGCCACCCGGCCGGTGACCGTCAAGACGCGCCTCGGCTGGGACGACGACTCGATCCACATCGTGGACGTGGCCCGCATGCTGGAAGACATGGGCGTGGCGGCACTCACGGTGCACGCCCGCACCCGCGAGCAGAAGTACAAGGGCGACGCCCGGTGGGAGTGGCTCCGCACGATCAAGGAGGAGGGCACCCGCGACATGCCATTTATCGGGAACGGGGATGCGCTGGACCCGGAGGCCATCGAGGCGATGTTCGAGGAGACGGGCGTCGACGGCGTCATGCTGGGGCGCGGCGCGCTGGGCAACCCGTGGATTTTTGACCGGGCCAAGAAATACATGGAGACCGGCGAGCTGCCCCCGCCCCCCGACTGGGAGGAGCGCGTGCAGGTGGTGGCCGAGCACCTGTCGCTCAAGTGCGAGTGGCTGGGCGAGCGCACCGGCGTGATGGAGATGCGCAAGAACTACAGCAGCTACTTTAAGGGCTTCCGCAACGCCTCCACGCTGCGCCACGAGCTGATGCAGCCGGAGACAAAAGAGGGGGTGCTGGAGGTGATGCTCAACTTCAAGCCCGACGCGCCGGACATCCAGGTGCCTGCCGCCAAGCTGCCGGAGGAGACCGCCGACCCGGACGCGGTGGACACGAAGAAGCCCGACGTGCCGGACGACCTGCCGTCGCCGGGCGGCGACGGGGCGTCCGAGGAGGTGGGCACGAAAAAGGCCGAGTTGCCGGCGTCGATGGCCTCGTAG
- a CDS encoding PLDc N-terminal domain-containing protein gives MSDEPRFSRLRLLSLGLLAPLAVLLTGCGGPNLIERLSIGNWGFWGTVIIVLDLVALVDLLGDGTRSTTSTVVWALLIVFAPVLGVILYFIFGRE, from the coding sequence ATGTCCGACGAACCCCGCTTTTCCCGCCTCCGTCTGCTCTCGCTCGGCCTGCTCGCGCCGCTCGCGGTTCTGCTCACCGGCTGCGGCGGCCCCAACCTCATCGAGCGTCTGTCGATCGGCAATTGGGGCTTCTGGGGCACCGTCATCATCGTGCTCGACCTCGTGGCGCTGGTCGACCTGCTCGGCGACGGCACCCGGAGCACGACCAGCACGGTCGTCTGGGCGCTCCTGATCGTCTTCGCGCCGGTGCTCGGGGTGATCCTGTACTTTATCTTTGGTCGCGAGTAG
- a CDS encoding ectonucleotide pyrophosphatase/phosphodiesterase, with protein MPIRRSLTIVLLLVLPALGPGCQSTAPSPSSPPAAEDAPAPLIVISIDGLRWDYLDLHGAPALSRIAEDGAHVDHLTPVFPTKTFPNHYSAVTGLHPSRHGIIANTMYDPAMDASFSLSDREAVMNPDWWGGEPIWVTAEQQGRTAATYFWPGSEAPVQDTRPTEWFEYDGSVPGPARVDQALQWLDRPADTRPDLITLYFSRVDTKGHRHGPRSDSVATALREVDGFIQRLLDGLAARGLTDAVNVMVTGDHGMSPTARDRTIVLDDYIDPDDVRLTARNPVAMMEPRPGIPADSVVTALDHAPHLSAYRRGTLPDTLHFEGHRRIPSVIAVADDRWSIRTRRWLRANPGWTGGGTHGYDPRSENMHTLLAAQGPGFRRDTTVDQLSLLHLYELMCTLLDVEPAPNDGRLEAARPLLSPASARTAE; from the coding sequence ATGCCGATCCGACGCTCACTGACGATCGTCCTTCTCCTGGTCCTTCCGGCCCTTGGCCCCGGATGCCAGTCGACGGCGCCGTCTCCCTCGTCGCCCCCCGCGGCGGAGGACGCCCCGGCGCCCCTGATCGTGATCTCCATCGACGGCCTGCGCTGGGACTACCTCGACCTGCACGGGGCGCCGGCCCTGTCGCGGATCGCCGAGGACGGGGCCCACGTCGATCACCTCACGCCGGTCTTTCCCACCAAGACCTTTCCCAACCACTACAGCGCAGTCACGGGCCTCCACCCGTCCCGCCACGGCATCATCGCGAACACGATGTACGACCCGGCGATGGACGCCTCGTTCAGCCTCAGCGACCGGGAGGCCGTGATGAACCCGGACTGGTGGGGCGGCGAGCCGATCTGGGTCACGGCCGAGCAGCAGGGGCGCACCGCGGCCACGTACTTCTGGCCCGGCTCCGAGGCGCCCGTCCAGGACACGCGGCCCACCGAGTGGTTCGAGTACGACGGCAGCGTGCCCGGCCCCGCCCGGGTCGACCAGGCCCTGCAGTGGCTCGATCGCCCGGCGGACACCCGCCCCGACCTCATCACGCTCTACTTCAGCCGCGTCGACACGAAGGGGCACAGGCACGGCCCGCGCTCCGACTCGGTCGCCACGGCCCTGCGGGAGGTCGACGGCTTCATCCAGCGCCTCCTCGACGGCCTCGCTGCGCGGGGCCTCACGGACGCGGTCAACGTGATGGTGACCGGCGACCACGGCATGAGCCCCACGGCCCGCGACCGCACCATCGTGCTCGACGACTACATCGACCCCGACGACGTCCGGCTCACCGCCCGGAACCCGGTGGCCATGATGGAGCCCCGGCCCGGCATACCGGCCGACTCGGTGGTGACGGCGCTCGACCACGCCCCCCACCTCTCGGCGTACCGGCGCGGCACGCTGCCGGACACGCTCCACTTCGAGGGCCACCGCCGCATTCCCTCCGTGATCGCCGTGGCCGACGACCGGTGGAGCATTCGCACCCGGCGCTGGCTGCGGGCGAATCCGGGGTGGACCGGCGGCGGCACGCACGGCTACGACCCTCGATCCGAGAACATGCACACGCTGCTCGCCGCTCAAGGGCCCGGGTTTCGGCGCGATACGACAGTCGATCAACTGTCCCTGCTCCACCTCTACGAACTGATGTGCACCCTTCTCGATGTGGAGCCCGCCCCCAACGACGGGCGCCTGGAGGCGGCCCGGCCGCTCCTGTCCCCGGCGTCCGCCCGGACGGCGGAGTAG
- a CDS encoding ABC transporter ATP-binding protein: protein MADTLTLDALSKRYGDGPPVLSDLSRSFDPGTLTLLVGPNGAGKTTLLRLLAVQAYPTDGAVRYGEINVHDAPYRYLQQVGLVHAGPELPEHLTAVELLEWILRSRGHWTDDEGPARIATVLGRLRLDERRENLIGTYSSGMTQKAQVAAAFVAEPAVVLMDEPLRSLDTATTEATVDLIDEFVADGGLAIVASHLTDALRPLADAVVRLGEESPVSA, encoded by the coding sequence ATGGCCGACACCCTTACCCTCGACGCCCTGTCCAAACGGTACGGCGACGGGCCGCCCGTCCTGTCGGACCTCTCGCGGTCGTTTGATCCGGGGACGCTGACGCTCCTCGTGGGGCCCAATGGCGCGGGGAAGACCACGCTCCTGCGCCTGCTGGCCGTGCAGGCCTACCCCACGGACGGGGCGGTGCGCTACGGCGAGATTAACGTGCACGACGCGCCGTACCGGTACCTCCAGCAAGTGGGCCTCGTCCACGCGGGGCCCGAGCTGCCGGAGCACCTCACGGCGGTGGAGCTGCTGGAGTGGATCCTGCGCAGCCGGGGGCACTGGACGGACGACGAGGGCCCGGCCCGGATCGCGACGGTGCTCGGCCGCCTCCGGCTCGACGAGCGCCGCGAGAACCTGATCGGCACCTACTCCAGCGGCATGACGCAGAAGGCGCAGGTGGCCGCCGCGTTCGTGGCCGAGCCGGCGGTCGTGCTCATGGACGAGCCCCTCCGCAGCCTCGATACCGCCACCACCGAGGCCACCGTCGACCTCATAGACGAGTTTGTGGCGGACGGCGGGCTCGCCATCGTGGCCAGCCACCTCACGGACGCGCTCCGCCCGCTCGCCGACGCGGTGGTGCGCCTCGGCGAGGAATCGCCCGTGTCCGCCTAG
- a CDS encoding gluconate 2-dehydrogenase subunit 3 family protein codes for MNDLNRRDALKMLGLMAAAPTFSVACSPEDVQRAREQQAEQAPTRPAPQDYDRQLLTDHEFETVRVLTDWIIPADDRSGSATDAGVPAFIDFILTDEQLPDRDEQQAAFRGGLAWVDYTCLDRHGTPFVECTEAQQQGLLDDIAWPEAAAPEMQPGVEFFNSLRDLTASGFFSSKMGMEDLQYRGNQFVAEWTGCPDEVLRHIGLETA; via the coding sequence ATGAACGACCTCAACCGCCGAGACGCCCTCAAGATGCTGGGCCTGATGGCGGCCGCACCCACCTTCAGCGTGGCCTGCTCCCCCGAAGACGTGCAGCGGGCCCGTGAGCAGCAGGCCGAACAGGCCCCCACCCGGCCGGCGCCGCAGGACTACGACCGTCAGCTCCTTACCGACCACGAGTTTGAGACCGTCCGCGTGCTGACCGACTGGATCATCCCGGCGGACGACCGCTCCGGCAGCGCCACGGATGCGGGCGTGCCGGCGTTCATCGACTTCATCCTGACCGACGAGCAGCTGCCGGACCGGGACGAGCAGCAGGCGGCCTTTCGCGGGGGGCTGGCGTGGGTCGACTACACGTGCCTCGACCGCCACGGCACCCCGTTCGTCGAGTGCACCGAGGCCCAACAGCAGGGGCTGCTCGACGACATCGCGTGGCCGGAGGCCGCCGCGCCGGAGATGCAGCCGGGCGTCGAGTTCTTCAACAGCCTCCGCGACCTGACCGCCTCGGGGTTTTTCAGCTCGAAGATGGGAATGGAAGACCTGCAGTATCGGGGCAACCAGTTTGTGGCCGAGTGGACCGGCTGTCCCGACGAGGTGCTTCGGCACATCGGGCTGGAGACGGCGTGA
- a CDS encoding GMC family oxidoreductase, which produces MPFVQEPPDTYDVCIVGSGAGGSMAAKVLAEAGANVVVLEAGPEWSVEEDGAMFDWNYASPRRGASTTARPFGEMDACLGGWDIEGEPYTTAEDTNWNWFRARMLGGRTHHWGRISLRFGPDDFNGRSVDGHGQNWPIDYQDLKPYYDRVDRLIGLFGSEEGVYNAPDGIFMEPPEPRCYEKFIKSGAEDVGIPVIPSRLSILTEQHNGRAPCHYCAQCNRGCTTHSNFSAPPVLLDPALQTGNVTLITHAMAREVTTDQEGQATGVSYVDTQSRREQKVKADVVVLAASACESARLLLNSTSRQHPNGLANSSGAVGRYLMDSTGSTIMGVAPQLMNQPAHNCDGVGGMHSYIPWWAHDQDLDFPRGYHFELWGGRGMPGYGFGSGIQNLNAMFPGDEETKKKGGGGYGQQLKNDYRRFYGATVGMSGRGESIARRDNYCEIDPDTRDEYGIPVLRFHHSWGEEEYLQVKHMQEKGREILRSAGAEPLGSVPSKDDGYGITMPGEIIHEAGVTRMGTDPDTSVLNAQCQAHDVDNLFVADAGPFTSMPHKNPTWTILALSMRTSEYIIDQRNKGNI; this is translated from the coding sequence ATGCCGTTTGTTCAGGAACCCCCCGACACCTACGATGTCTGCATTGTTGGCTCCGGCGCGGGGGGCAGCATGGCCGCGAAGGTCCTGGCGGAGGCCGGGGCCAACGTTGTGGTCCTGGAGGCCGGCCCGGAGTGGAGCGTCGAGGAGGACGGGGCGATGTTCGACTGGAACTACGCCTCGCCCCGCCGGGGGGCCTCGACGACGGCGCGTCCCTTCGGGGAGATGGACGCGTGCCTTGGGGGATGGGACATTGAGGGGGAGCCGTACACGACCGCCGAGGACACCAACTGGAACTGGTTCCGGGCCCGGATGCTGGGCGGGCGCACCCACCACTGGGGCCGCATCTCCCTCCGTTTCGGGCCGGACGACTTCAACGGGCGGAGCGTCGACGGCCACGGACAGAACTGGCCCATCGACTACCAGGACCTGAAGCCCTATTACGACCGGGTCGACCGGCTGATTGGCCTCTTCGGGTCGGAGGAGGGGGTTTACAACGCCCCCGACGGCATCTTTATGGAGCCCCCCGAGCCCCGCTGCTACGAGAAGTTTATCAAGAGCGGGGCCGAGGACGTTGGCATTCCGGTCATCCCGTCCCGCCTCTCGATCCTGACCGAGCAGCACAACGGCCGGGCGCCCTGTCACTACTGCGCCCAGTGCAATCGGGGCTGCACGACGCACTCGAACTTCTCGGCGCCGCCGGTGCTGCTGGACCCGGCCCTCCAGACCGGCAACGTGACCCTGATCACCCACGCGATGGCGCGGGAGGTGACGACCGACCAGGAAGGGCAGGCCACCGGCGTCTCCTACGTCGACACCCAGAGCCGCCGGGAGCAGAAGGTGAAGGCCGACGTGGTGGTCCTCGCCGCCAGCGCGTGCGAGTCGGCCCGCCTCCTGCTCAACTCCACCTCCCGCCAGCACCCCAACGGCCTGGCCAACTCCAGCGGCGCGGTGGGGCGCTACCTGATGGACTCGACGGGGTCGACCATCATGGGGGTGGCCCCGCAGCTGATGAACCAGCCGGCCCACAACTGCGACGGGGTCGGGGGCATGCATTCCTACATTCCGTGGTGGGCCCACGACCAGGACCTCGACTTTCCGCGGGGCTACCACTTCGAGCTGTGGGGCGGGCGCGGGATGCCGGGCTACGGCTTCGGCAGCGGCATCCAAAACCTCAACGCCATGTTTCCCGGCGACGAGGAAACCAAGAAAAAGGGCGGGGGCGGCTATGGCCAGCAGCTCAAGAACGACTACCGGCGCTTCTACGGGGCGACGGTCGGGATGTCCGGGCGGGGCGAGTCGATTGCCCGCCGGGACAACTACTGCGAGATTGACCCGGACACGCGCGACGAGTACGGCATTCCGGTCCTGCGCTTCCACCACTCCTGGGGGGAGGAGGAGTACCTGCAGGTCAAGCACATGCAGGAGAAGGGGCGAGAGATTCTGCGATCGGCCGGGGCCGAGCCGCTCGGCTCGGTGCCGAGCAAGGACGACGGCTACGGCATCACCATGCCGGGCGAGATCATCCACGAGGCAGGCGTGACCCGAATGGGAACGGACCCGGACACCTCGGTGCTCAACGCGCAGTGCCAGGCCCACGACGTGGACAACCTGTTCGTGGCCGACGCCGGGCCGTTCACGTCGATGCCGCACAAGAATCCGACCTGGACGATCCTTGCCCTCTCGATGCGCACCTCCGAGTACATCATCGACCAGCGCAACAAGGGCAACATCTGA